The Plasmodium yoelii strain 17X genome assembly, chromosome: 8 genome includes a region encoding these proteins:
- a CDS encoding ribosome production factor 1, putative produces the protein MKGKINKKEKKKLRYMTKDKQLTIGEIEKIDINKYNEISRFSVKNKNKRNALKGKAYLKKLILRKQKKEDIKNKKSLNIPVEKKIPRSIEQLALFDESKINNENENFLLSEKYIDEFSDYFKNNKEPNIIITSIKRPSKNTILFMKELTLTFPHIFYEPRLDHTLDFLYKNAIENNFSTFILIEEGIDKHPKHMFISTLPNGPTSKYSLTNIFYGYKKNTDIEITTLPPEVYITNFNTFIGERIKRQLHTLVPFTPNYKGQKVVVFYNQRDFIFFRHFKYNFVNKKKCSLYEIGPGFTLQLLSLKDGLINDKEKMYEFILRPDMKVNRKRMYL, from the exons atgaaggggaaaataaataagaagGAAAAAAAGAAACTTCGATATATGACCAAAGATAAACAGTTAACAATTGgggaaattgaaaaaattgatataaataaatataatgaaatatcaCGATTTTctgttaaaaataaaaataagagaAATGCTTTAAAGGGAAAagcatatttaaaaaagttaattttaagaaaacaaaaaaaagaagatataaaaaataaaaaatcattaaatattccagtagaaaaaaaaattccaaGAAGTATAGAACAGTTAGCATTGTTTGACGAAagcaaaattaataatgaaaatgaaaattttttattaagtgaaaaatatatagatgaATTTAGtgattattttaaaaataataaagaaccaaatattattataacatcAATAAAAAGACCATCTaaaaatacaatattatttatgaaagAATTAACATTAACATTTCCtcacattttttatgaacCAAGATTAGATCACACTTtagattttttatataaaaatgctatagaaaataatttttctacatttatattaatagaagAAGGAATAGATAAACATCCTAAACATATGTTTATATCTACTTTACCTAATGGACCAACATCTAAATAttctttaacaaatattttttatggttataaaaaaaatacagacATTGAAATAACAACATTACCCCCCGAAGTGtatataacaaattttaataCTTTTATTGGAGAACGAATAAAAAGACAATTACATACTCTTGTACCTTTTACCCCAAACTATAAAGGTCAAAAGGTTGtagttttttataatcagagagattttatttttttcaggCATTTTAA ATACAATTTTGTGAACAAAAAGAAATGCTCATTATATGAGATAGGACCTGGCTTTACATTGCAACTACTTAGTCTCaag gatGGATTAATTAACGATAAGGAAAAAATGTATGAATTTATTTTGAGGCCAGATATGAAAGTTAATAGAAAGAGAATGTATTtgtaa
- a CDS encoding dynein intermediate chain, putative yields the protein MKSNLLEKKKKKKIQGLSEVKGDESKATESSEKKTAALNDKNDTVTRLLFPKNPRAFKNLVEFSFQNEKFVPIENIDHTIFHLDIKSHIVLKESEEGKRQIELIRNKIKNSNKFTILKDNDCIYHKPQNCFDYINRYTQTVPISFKDASTKTEPQKINEICDTACQSIIYDAYLEEFQRLTNEKNKAEKESYNDKKEDEENEKKSKFNNEIGFEGCRGEEIKFNESSTNYSDNDEIEGAIFYSSSESENNSFISNEDDYNDSIKYSSQDKSDKAYETEHEEKEGELSDKDENEIDENGNIEEGKDSIDDNSKDMISKNNEQIDKDGECEKKTDNQFYIDNKKKKKKYIKKKIDEPSNGKHDLYFINYKDLNEKTHKDLNFIYCDNKIKKSDNKIIYKKRFLKTLKIMDRIYNKNNEEDIYLCYKNKNNKNILTKLWAFTLNACQFTVTDIKFHPFYEDLFAISFKSNDIKTNMGILCCFTFKNTKNPEHVIKTNFHIYSIEWSNTNNSIIIIGLSNGSICIYDLNKKKNERLIFESNLKNIYNRDIISQIYFHKQNKTFYSVSYDGNIYYWKYNSKFTTGEKLLTLKKNINDFDGALNTTQTQSITCIDFNPFKINMFLIGTNNGTIYLYSSAYSDNYLRLYNEHTMSINCISYNKFKRNVFISSSYDWTIRIWDQNQTTSLIVFDTKECIYDVKWSPFLSTCFFVISANNCGHLHIYDLSIDINKAIASEIITKKKKLRKLSVNNFNEVILIGEENGVVYTYKVSYKFNQTYMDYLKGKISYSFQNELMDIFLGKVK from the exons atGAAATCAAATTtgttagaaaaaaaaaagaaaaaaaaaatacaaggGTTAAGTGAAGTAAAGGGCGATGAATCCAAGGCCACAGAAAgcagtgaaaaaaaaacagccGCTCTAAATGAT aaaaatgACACAGTTACAAGGCTTTTATTCCCTAAAAACCCAAGAGCATTCAAAAATTTAGTTGAGTTTTCTTTCCAAAATGAGAAATTTGTCCCCATTGAAAATATTGACCATACCATATTTCATTTGGATATTAAATC CCATATAGTACTCAAAGAAAGTGAAGAAGGGAAAAGACAAATAGAACTAATAagaaacaaaattaaaaattcaaataaatttacaATACTAAAAGACAATG ATTGTATATACCACAAACCACAAAATTGTTTCGATTATATTAATAGATATACCCAAACTGTTCCAATATCATTTAA ggATGCATCCACTAAAACGGAAcctcaaaaaataaatgagaTATGTGACACTG CCTGTCAATCGATAATTTACGACGCTTATCTGGAAGAATTCCAACGTCTAactaatgaaaaaaacaaagcg GAAAAGGAAtcatataatgataaaaaggaagatgaagaaaatgagaAAAAGAGCAAATTCAATAATGAAATAGGTTTTGAAGGATGTAGAGgagaagaaataaaatttaatgagaGTTCAACAAACTATTCtgataatgatgaaataGAAGGAGCTATTTTTTATTCGAGTAGCGAAAGTGAGaataattcatttattaGTAATGAAGATGATTATAATGATAGTATAAAATATAGTAGTCAGGATAAAAGTGATAAAGCCTATGAAACAGAACATGAAGAAAAAGAAGGGGAATTATCTGATAAAGACGAAAATGAAATAGATGAAAATGGTAATATTGAAGAAGGAAAAGATAGTATAGATGATAATTCAAAGGATATGATatctaaaaataatgaacaaaTTGATAAGGATGGAGagtgtgaaaaaaaaacagataaccaattttatatagataataaaaaaaaaaaaaaaaaatatataaaaaaaaaaatagatgaACCTTCAAATGGAAAACATgatctatattttatcaattataaagatttaaatgaaaaaacacACAAAgatctaaattttatttattgtgataataaaataaaaaagagtgataataaaataatatataaaaaaagatttttaaaaacattaaaaataatggatagaatatataataaaaataatgaagaagacatatatttatgttataaaaataaaaataataaaaatattttaacaaaattatgGGCATTTACATTAAATGCATGTCAATTTACAGTCACTGATATAAAATTTCATCCATTTTATGAAGATTTATTTGCTATATCATTTAAAagtaatgatataaaaacaaatatgggAATATTATGCTGTtttacatttaaaaatacaaaaaatccTGAACATGTAATAAAGAcaaattttcatatatattctaTAGAATGGTCAAACACAAATAATTCGATAATAATTATTGGCTTGTCTAATGGtagtatatgtatatatgatttaaataaaaaaaaaaatgaaagattAATATTTGAAagtaatttaaaaaatatatataatagagaTATTATTTcacaaatttattttcacaaacaaaataaaacattcTATTCTGTCTCATATgatggaaatatatattattggaAATACAATAGTAAATTTACAACTggagaaaaattattaacattaaaaaaaaatataaatgattttGATGGTGCATTAAATACTACACAAACACAATCTATTACATGTATTGACTTCAACCcctttaaaataaatatgtttttaataGGAACAAATAACGGaactatttatttatattcttctGCATATTCTGATAATTATTTAAGACTTTATAATGAACATACTATGTCTATCAATTGTATTTCTTACAACAAATTTAAGAGGaatgtttttatttcctcATCTTATGATTGGACGATCCGAATTTGGGACCAAAACCAGACCACCTCTCTGATTGTATTTGACACAAAAGAG tgTATATATGATGTCAAATGGTCCCCCTTTTTATCAACatgtttttttgtaattaGTGCAAATAATTGTGGACATCTTCATATTTACGATTTGAGtattgatattaataaagcAATAGCTAGCGaaataattacaaaaaaaaaaaaattaagaaaattatctgttaataattttaatgagGTTATATTAATAGGAGAAGAAAATGGAGtagtatatacatataaagtATCTTATAAATTTAATCAAACATATATGGATTatttaaaaggaaaaattaGTTATTCTTTTCAAAATGAACTTATGGACATATTTTTAGGGAAAGTAAAATGA
- a CDS encoding ubiquitin-like protein, putative translates to MEEENIKIKVKSIDNQECEFCVKKNTTAEELKNMISEKKNVDVNDIRLIYQGQCLSNTKTIAEYNIQNDHIIHVVIRKKENINNSTYEKNNKFKNIDHDSNNNNNNYASSTTPINDPLQYGFASSINFNTTDSNSNNNSSNNNNSNSSNNNSSNNNSRPFGNTNIPTANIGGATPLYFTHMRLTRNDNLENDLMSQTNMCSLLNDIMSQVNINPNFIYGAAASAVNSVGSGENFFTANLRPNDANININEFRASKEKDQNCANVGNKQKDMDKDEIEKENENVSSEINCNDVKTGGEKGASNDNNDNNDDNGSGNNNDANGNGNGNGNNKHSREGRNKGKRNNSSSSSSSSENSSYEYNKNKKESDEEKKKKLKKKLKKKYMEKIRNKYSENINDIYSSSYSSDYESSYSEISDRKERELDDEKKKRHKNKILEKLRKKKEKKKKKYYYSTNSSSDYDKKNEKKKKKLRNKGKFMFDPNLLYNPNYMRNIYRGMCNPVQYNTPYITDINKGNYLRQNTKFNHIFNNNNNNNSSSVLRNVPYPYMNENDINKSMFYYDQKYGNISENENYINFKEDIPYEYENMKRFVNKKIYKREELNNNDKKRMINMNKNISDANNNNNNEVLFGSNFCNKTENRNINDAQNFIKNSNEGFTGGMLSGIAAQNSNNTATTTNNSGNNGNNGNNGNNNGNGGNNNRSSYANIIPFSDIEVVRNNSIGSNSRSALSQEEEELSENNLIDEQMRSIQMASNNRRHLRSTSKLLNDENDFEYKNIELNIPWRIMDQLLVLLEEETGYKRPNLSSYINSYYNTNSIYVFFNLFVHINNIINSIIIQFNHSNFLNNDISMSSFSRISIILSLASVILSRLSNFFFVFYDNFYYNNYGRSYRYSEPINHEHLRELRNLYYSTNRNYNIRNSNISNLNYDQNNHFNNYRTHPNKTNLQQEFEDYYKNYLNGIDIDVNNNVLLRRDHPNFKTKNFDDNINNYKFKNEHKLSNNFIDSKKNKYNNNKSTDLKSRLKTDRDWNTNNPFSTLQNYNKNHNPLLYISKTKKKKNKKNAEKQKKNDKDISKNPSICSSKNSHNDSSKLGNNSSSQFGNNNNEPEIKTFPEPNVADSTTQNTKDKGNFMMDIFKNILKNESEEKTTKNNINDKNCLKINEKTNNTVPNTALVCYDNNMDDMYGTSDEEKEQTNKNINNEYKITEQKDSTNNPLSFEQNENIQKNDGKSNDGKSNDGKSNDEKHNSSNVDTQKNDKAVVNNLPIPNINFANILNDVQNQLATHKAPEAPHRDKFDGVPDKVKERYANWTENSQIFSGQMIKICRNKRPLSYVYLGENSLNDDISYNNPLPFLWKKNMSNINASFDLEIPDELVEAFDMHILEHVKKSIKNNEDYKLEKFKYPNLSKCEELFEEADKN, encoded by the exons ATGGAggaagaaaatattaaaataaaggtAAAGAGTATAGATAACCAAGAATGTGAATtttgtgtaaaaaaaaacacaactGCAGAAGAATTAAAGAATATGAtatcagaaaaaaaaaatgtagatgTAAATGATATAAGATTAATATATCAAGGTCAATGCTTATCGAATACAAAAACAATAGCTGAATATAATATCCAAAACGATCATATAATTCATGTagtaataagaaaaaaagaaaatataaataatagtacatatgaaaaaaataataaattcaaaaatatagatcatgatagtaataataataataataactatGCTAGTAGTACCACACCCATTAATGACCCTCTACAATATGGTTTTGCATCCAGCATAAATTTTAATACTACAGATagcaatagtaataataatagtagcaataataataatagtaatagtagcaataataatagtagcaataataatagtagaCCATTTGGTAACACAAATATACCTACAGCTAATATTGGAGGTGCAACACCTCTTTATTTTACACACATGAGATTAACAAGAAATGataatttagaaaatgaTCTAATGAGTCAAACTAACATGTGTTCATTATTAAATGATATCATGAGTCAAGTAAATATAAACCCGAACTTTATTTATGGCGCAGCAGCATCAGCAGTTAATTCTGTTGGATCTGGAGAAAACTTTTTTACTGCCAATCTTAGACCTAATGATGCGAATATCAATATTAACGAATTTCGAGCTAGTAAAGAAAAAGACCAAAATTGTGCAAATGTTGGTAACAAACAAAAGGACATGGATAAAGATGAGATTGAAAAAGAGAATGAAAATGTAAGTAGCGAGATAAATTGTAATGATGTGAAAACGGGGGGCGAAAAAGGAGCcagtaatgataataatgataataatgatgataatggcAGTggcaataataatgatgctAATGGCAATGGCAATGGCAATGGCAATAATAAACACTCGAGAGAAGGAAGAAATAAAGGGAAAAGAAATAATAGTAGCAGCAGCAGTAGTAGTAGTGAGAATAGCAgttatgaatataataaaaataagaaagaaagtgatgaagaaaaaaaaaaaaaattaaaaaaaaaattaaaaaaaaaatatatggaaaaaataagaaataaatatagtgagaatattaatgatatatatagttCTTCTTACAGTAGCGATTATGAATCATCTTATTCAGAAATTTCTGATAGAAAAGAAAGAGAACTAGATgatgaaaagaaaaaaagacacaaaaataaaattttagaaaaattgagaaaaaaaaaagaaaaaaaaaaaaaaaaatattattattctacTAATTCATCATCagattatgataaaaaaaatgaaaagaaaaaaaaaaaactaagaAATAAAGGCAAATTTATGTTTGACCCAAATCTTTTATATAACCCAAATTATATGCGTAACATATATAGAGGTATGTGCAATCCtgtacaatataatactccCTATATAACAGATATTAACAAAGGAAATTATTTAAGACAAAATACAAAATTCAATCACATttttaacaataataataataataatagtagtagTGTTCTCCGAAATGTTCCTTATCCATATatgaatgaaaatgatattaataagtcaatgttttattatgatcaaaaatatggaaatataagtgaaaatgaaaattatataaattttaaagaaGATATACCATATGAATATGAAAACATGAAAAGatttgtaaataaaaaaatttataaaagagaagaattaaataataatgacaaaaaaagaatgataaatatgaataaaaacatttcagatgcaaataataataataataatgaggTTCTTTTTGGAAGTAACTTTTGTAATAAGACAGaaaatagaaatataaatgatgcacaaaattttatcaaaaattcAAACGAGGGTTTTACGGGAGGAATGTTAAGCGGTATAGCTGCACAAAATAGTAACAACACAGCTACTACCACTAATAATAGTGgaaataatggaaataatggaaataatgGCAACAATAATGGCAATGGTGGCAACAATAACAGAAGCAGTTATGCAAATATAATACCTTTTAGCGATATCGAAGTCGTTAGAAATAATTCAATCGGATCAAATTCAAGAAGTGCATTAAGCCAAGAGGAAGAAGAATTAtctgaaaataatttaatagatGAACAGATGAGATCTATTCAAATGGCTAGTAATAATAGAAGACATTTAAGAAGCACATCAAAATTgttaaatgatgaaaatgattttgaatataaaaatatcgaATTAAATATTCCATGGAGAATAATGGATCAATTATTAGTTTTATTAGAAGAAGAGACAGGATATAAAAGACCTAATTTatcatcatatattaattcttATTACAATACTAATTCGATTTATGTattctttaatttatttgttcatattaataatataataaatagtattataattcaatttaatcattcaaattttttaaataatgatatatctATGTCATCTTTTTCAAGAATAAGTATAATTTTATCTTTAGCTTCTGTTATTCTATCAAGATTAtctaactttttttttgtattctatgataatttttattacaatAATTATGGAAGAAGTTATAGATATTCAGAACCAATTAATCATGAGCATTTAAGAGAGTTaagaaatttatattattctaCTAATAGAAATTATAACATTCGTAATTCAAATATTTCTAATTTGAATTATGATCAAAATAaccattttaataattatagaaCACATccaaataaaacaaatttacAACAAGAATTTGaagattattataaaaattatttaaatggtATTGATATAgatgtaaataataatgttttattaCGAAGAGATCATCCAAATTTTAAGACAAAAAATTTCgatgataatattaataattataaatttaaaaatgaacataaattatcaaataattttatagattcaaaaaaaaataaatataataataataaatctaCTGATTTAAAAAGTCGTTTAAAAACAGATAGAGATTGGAATACAAATAATCCTTTTTCCACActtcaaaattataacaaaaaTCATAACCctcttttatatataagtaagacaaaaaaaaaaaaaaataaaaaaaatgcagaaaaacaaaaaaaaaatgacaaagATATTAGCAAAAACCCTAGTATATGCAGTTCTAAAAATAGTCACAATGATAGTAGCAAACTTGGCAATAATAGTAGTAGCCAATTTGgcaacaataataatgaaccTGAAATTAAAACTTTTCCTGAACCCAATGTTGCAGATTCTACTACTCAAAATACAAAAGATAAAGGAAATTTTATGAtggatatttttaaaaatatcttGAAAAATGAATCCGAAgaaaaaacaacaaaaaataatattaatgataaaaattgtttgaaaattaatgaaaaaacaaataatactGTTCCTAACACAGCTTTAGTAtgttatgataataatatggaTGATATGTATGGAACTTCTGATGAGGAAAAAgaacaaacaaataaaaatatcaataatGAATACAAAATAACGGAACAAAAAGATTCTACTAATAATCCTTTATCTtttgaacaaaatgaaaacatacaaaaaaatgatggCAAATCAAATGATGGCAAATCAAATGATGGTAAAtcaaatgatgaaaaacaCAATAGTAGTAATGTAGATACTCAAAAAAATGACAAGGCAGTAGTTAATAATTTACCGATCccaaatattaattttgcaaatattttaaatgacGTTCAAAATCAGCTAGCTACTCATAAGGCACCAGAGGCACCTCACCGCGATAAG TTTGACGGAGTACCCGATAAAGTCAAAGAAAGATATGCAAACTGGACAGAAAATAGCCAAATATTTTCTGGACaa atgataaaaatatgcagaAACAAAAGACCACTAAGTTATGTATACCTCGGTGAAAATTCACTAAACGACGATATTTCCTACAACAACCCATTACctttttt GTGGAAAAAAAACATGAGCAACATAAATGCCAGCTTTGACCTAGAAATCCCAGAT GAATTGGTGGAAGCATTTGATATGCACATTTTGGAACATGTGAAAAAatcaattaaaaataacgaGGActataaattagaaaaatttaaatatccAA ACCTTTCAAAATGCGAAGAGCTTTTTGAGGAAGCTGACAAAAATTAG
- a CDS encoding S-adenosylmethionine synthetase, putative produces MDQLKIKRGNFLFTSESVNEGHPDKVCDQISDAILDACLKEDPESKVACEVCAKKNFIFIFGEITTKAKVNYDQVTRNVLKHIGYDDEKKGLDYKNAEIKVFIDEQSPDIAQCVHENKQPELIGAGDQGIMFGYATDETENYMPLTHHYATLLGKRLTEVRKLGILPYLGPDGKTQITIEYKNKASGVYHMEPIRVHTVLISTQHSENVKYEQLKSDLMENVVKYVIPEKLLDKDTLYYLNPSGKFVLGGPAADAGLTGRKIICDTYGGWGAHGGGAFSGKDASKVDRSAAYYLRYIAKSLVANKFCRRVLVQASYSIGIANPVSLNVNSYGTVSTGYTDYDLEQIILRNFDLRPGFIIDELKLKEPIFSKTSAYGHFGRDDKSFTWEKVKDLTHEKNVLKN; encoded by the coding sequence atggaccaattaaaaataaaaagaggaaattttttatttacttcGGAATCCGTTAATGAAGGACACCCAGATAAAGTTTGTGATCAAATATCTGATGCAATTTTAGATGCATGTTTAAAAGAGGATCCTGAAAGCAAAGTTGCTTGTGAAGTATGTGCAaagaaaaattttatttttatttttggagAAATAACAACAAAAGCAAAGGTAAATTATGACCAAGTCACAAGAAATGTTTTAAAACATATAGGATatgatgatgaaaaaaaaggtTTAGATTATAAAAATGCTGAAATAAAGGTATTTATTGATGAGCAATCCCCAGATATAGCACAATGTGTACATGAAAATAAACAACCTGAATTAATTGGTGCTGGAGATCAAGGTATAATGTTTGGGTATGCCACAGATGAAACTGAAAATTATATGCCTCTAACACACCATTATGCAACTTTATTAGGAAAAAGATTAACAGAAGTTCGAAAATTAGGAATATTACCGTATTTAGGACCTGATGGAAAAACACAAATAACtatagaatataaaaataaagctAGTGGTGTTTATCATATGGAACCAATACGTGTACATACAGTTTTAATATCTACACAACACTCTGAAAATGTCAAATATGAACAATTAAAATCAGATTTAATGGAAAATGTTGTTAAATATGTTATTCcagaaaaattattagatAAAGAtactttatattatttaaaccCATCAGGAAAGTTTGTACTTGGAGGACCAGCAGCAGATGCTGGATTGACTggaagaaaaattatttgcgACACTTATGGTGGATGGGGAGCACATGGTGGAGGTGCTTTTTCAGGAAAAGATGCATCAAAAGTTGATCGTTCAGCAGCTTATTATTTACGTTATATTGCTAAATCACTAGTTGCTAATAAATTTTGTAGAAGGGTTTTAGTACAAGCTTCTTATTCTATTGGTATTGCAAATCCAGTATCATTAAATGTCAATTCATATGGTACAGTTAGCACTGGATATACTGATTATGATTTAGAACAAATAATTCTAAGAAATTTTGATCTTAGACCTGGATTTATTATTGatgaattaaaattaaaggAACCCATTTTTTCCAAAACATCAGCTTATGGACATTTTGGAAGAGACGATAAATCATTTACTTGGGAAAAAGTAAAAGATTTAACTcacgaaaaaaatgttttaaaaaattaa